In Silene latifolia isolate original U9 population unplaced genomic scaffold, ASM4854445v1 scaffold_141, whole genome shotgun sequence, a single window of DNA contains:
- the LOC141637723 gene encoding topless-related protein 3-like yields MSSLSRELVFLILQFLEEEKFKESVHKLEQESGFFFNMKYFEEKVQAGEWDEVEKYLIGFTKVDDNRYSMKIFFEIRKQKYLEALDKQDKAKAVEILVGDLKVFSTFNEDLYKEITQLLTLTNFRENEQLSKYGDTKTARNIMLVELKKLIEANPLFRDKLVFPTLRSSRLRTLINQSLNWQHQLCKNPRPNPDIKTLFTDHSCTPPNGAVAPAPVNLPVAAVAAKPATYTQLGAHGPFQPAAAAAANANANANALASWMNAAASTSVQAAVVTASSIPVPPNQVPILKRPRTPPGTLGLVDYQNPDHEQLMKRLRPAQSVEEVTYPTPRHQPSWSLEDLPRTVAFSLHQGSAVTSMDFHPTHHTLLIVGSASAEITLWEVSMREKLVSKPFKIWDMASCTLQFQAAFVKDVVSVSRVAWSPDGAYVGAAFTKHLIHLYAYSGPNDLRQQLEIDAHIGGVNDLAFAYPNKQLCILTCGDDKLIKVWDLSGRKIYNLEGHEAPVYSICPHHKENIQFIFSTAFDGKIKAWLYDNTGSKVDYDAPGHWCTTMLYSADGSRLFSCGTSKEGESYLVEWNESEGAIKRTYSGFRRKTNGVVQFDSTQNHFLAVGEDHQIKFWDMDNVNLLSHTDADGGLPSHPRLRFNKEGNLLAVSTADNGIKILATASGLRSLRTVEAPSFEALRTPIEAAANKNGADMIPRSAEKARVVEEAPENKIKPWQLSEITEPVQCRMVTLPESTDSFSKVARLLYTNNGVGILALGSNGIQKLWKWSRNEQNPGGKATASVVPQHWQPNSGLLMTNEVSGVNMEEAVPCIALSKNDSYVMSAAGGKVSLFNMMTFKVMATFMPPPPASTFLAFHPQDNNIIAIGMEDSTIHIYNVRVDEVKSKLKGHVKRISGLAFSTSLNILVSSGADAQLCVWSIDTWEKRKSIMIQLPAGKAASGDTRVQFHSDQTRLLVIHETQLAIYDASKMECIRQWVPQDLLSAPISYAIYSCNSMIIFATFYDGNIGVFDAETLKLRCRIAPSAYLSQAQLNGSQAVYPLVASAHPQEAFQFAVGLSDGTVKVIEPTEAEGKWGVSPPVDNGMINGRTASSSATSSHTPDQIQR; encoded by the exons ATGTCGTCATTAAGCAGAGAATTGGTGTTTTTGATACTTCAATTCCTTGAAGAAGAGAAGTTTAAGGAGTCTGTTCATAA GTTGGAGCAAGAATCAGGATTTTTCTTCAACATGAAGTACTTTGAGGAGAAAGTACAAGCTGGAGAATGGGATGAAGTTGAAAAGTATCTAATCGGGTTTACCAAAGTGGACGACAACAGATACTCCATGAAGATATTTTTTGAGATTAGGAAACAGAAGTATCTCGAAGCGCTTGATAA GCAAGATAAGGCCAAGGCTGTTGAGATACTTGTCGGTGActtgaaagtattttcgacattcAATGAGGACCTGTACAAAGAGATTACACAGCTGTTAACTCTTACTAATTTCAG GGAAAATGAACAGCTTTCTAAATATGGCGACACTAAAACAGCTCGTAATATCATGTTGGTGGAGCTTAAAAAGCTGATCGAGGCAAACCCACTTTTCCGTGACAAGCTGGTATTTCCTACGTTGAGGTCTTCAAGATTGCGCACACTAATCAATCAAAG TTTGAATTGGCAGCATCAGCTTTGTAAGAATCCTAGGCCAAACCCAGACATTAAGACATTGTTTACTGATCATTCGTGCACACCGCCAAATGGTGCTGTTGCCCCTGCACCTGTAAATCTTCCAGTTGCTGCTGTTGCTGCAAAGCCTGCAACTTACACTCAGCTTGGAGCTCATGGG CCTTTTCAACCTGCAGCAGCAGCTGCTGCTAATGCTAATGCTAATGCTAATGCTTTGGCTAGTTGGATGAATGCTGCCGCGTCCACCTCTGTTCAAGCAGCAGTTGTGACTGCGTCATCCATTCCTGTTCCTCCTAATCAAG TCCCTATCCTGAAACGCCCAAGAACACCTCCTGGAACTCTTGGATTGGTTGACTATCAGAATCCTGATCATGAACAGCTGATGAAACGCCTGCGCCCTGCTCAATCTGTTGAGGAG GTCACATATCCTACTCCCCGCCATCAACCTTCATGGTCGTTAGAGGATCTCCCAAGAACTGTAGCTTTCAGTTTGCATCAAGGATCTGCAGTCACAAGCATGGATTTTCATCCCACTCATCATACACTTCTTATTG TTGGTTCTGCAAGTGCTGAAATAACCCTTTGGGAGGTTTCAATGCGTGAGAAATTGGTATCAAAGCCATTCAAGATATGGGACATGGCTTCTTGTACTTTACAATTTCAG GCTGCTTTTGTCAAAGATGTAGTATCAGTTAGTCGTGTTGCATGGAGTCCAGACGGAGCATACGTGG GAGCTGCATTTACAAAGCACTTGATTCATCTGTATGCTTATTCTGGACCTAATGATCTTCGACAACAGTTGGAG ATTGATGCCCATATAGGTGGAGTGAATGATTTAGCTTTTGCTTACCCGAACAAGCAACTATGCATCCTAACATGTGGAGATGATAAGCTTATAAAG GTATGGGATCTATCAGGCAGAAAAATATACAATCTTGAAGGTCATGAAGCACCTGTGTACTCTATATGCCCTCATCACAAGGAGAATATCCAG TTCATCTTTTCAACTGCATTTGATGGGAAGATTAAGGCTTGGTTATATGATAATACGGGCTCTAAAGTTGACTATGATGCTCCTGGACACTGGTGTACTACAATGCTTTACAGTGCTGATGGTAGTAG ATTGTTTTCCTGTGGAACAAGCAAGGAGGGAGAATCTTACTTGGTTGAGTGGAATGAAAGTGAAGGGGCAATAAAGAGAACATATAGTGGATTTAGGAGAAAAACAAACGGAGTTGTGCAATTCGATTCGACACAAAATCATTTTCTGGCCGTAGGGGAGGATCATCAAATTAAGTTTTGGGACATGGATAATGTCAATCTTCTCTCTCATACAGATGCTGATGGAGGGCTTCCG AGTCATCCCCGTTTGAGGTTCAACAAGGAAGGAAACCTTCTTGCTGTCTCCACCGCTGATAATGGAATCAAAATACTTGCAACGGCTTCTGGTCTCAGATCATTGAGAACAGTAGAAGCCCCGTCATTTGAAGCACTGAGAACACCTATTGAGGCTGCCGCTAATAAG AATGGGGCTGATATGATTCCAAGAAGCGCAGAAAAGGCTAGAGTGGTGGAAGAGGCACCCGAGAATAAAATTAAACCATGGCAGTTGTCCGAGATCACGGAGCCTGTCCAGTGCAGGATGGTGACATTACCAGAAAGTACAGATAGTTTCAGCAAG GTTGCCCGACTTCTGTACACTAATAATGGCGTCGGAATTTTGGCCCTTGGTTCCAACGGTATCCAAAAATTATGGAAGTGGAGTCGAAATGAGCAGAATCCTGGTGGAAAG GCCACTGCCAGCGTTGTTCCTCAGCATTGGCAGCCAAACAGTGGTCTTCTTATGACCAATGAAGTCTCAGGTGTTAACATGGAAGAAGCTGTACCATGTATTGCACTTTCAAAGAATGACTCCTATGTCATGTCAGCTGCTGGGGGAAAAGTTTCATTGTTTAACATGATGACATTCAAG GTAATGGCAACATTTATGCCCCCACCGCCTGCCTCAACATTTCTGGCATTCCATCCCCAGGACAACAATATTATCGCCATTGGAATGGAAGACTCAACAATTCACATTTATAATGTTAGAGTAGACGAG GTGAAATCTAAATTGAAAGGTCACGTGAAACGCATAAGCGGGTTAGCCTTTTCAACCAGTCTGAACATCCTAGTGTCTTCTGGTGCTGATGCTCAA tTGTGCGTTTGGAGCATCGACACCTGGGAGAAGAGAAAGTCAATTATGATACAGCTTCCTGCTGGAAAAGCAGCTAGTGGTGATACTCGAGTCCAGTTTCACTCGGATCAAACCCGTTTGTTGGTGATCCATGAAACTCAACTAGCAATAtatgatgcttctaagatggaaTGCATTCGACAG TGGGTTCCACAAGATTTGCTTTCTGCTCCTATATCCTACGCAATATACTCGTGCAACAGTATGATAATTTTTGCTACCTTTTATGATGGCAACATCGGGGTCTTTGACGCCGAAACCTTAAAACTTAGATGCCGTATTGCCCCATCAGCGTACCTGTCTCAAGCTCAGTTAAATGG GAGTCAAGCGGTTTATCCGCTAGTGGCATCGGCCCATCCACAGGAAGCCTTCCAATTTGCAGTCGGGTTGAGTGATGGGACTGTAAAAGTGATAGAGCCGACTGAGGCCGAAGGCAAATGGGGAGTGTCTCCACCCGTTGATAACGGGATGATAAACGGCAGGACAGCCTCGTCATCGGCCACAAGCAGTCACACTCCTGACCAAATACAGAGATAA
- the LOC141637734 gene encoding uncharacterized protein LOC141637734, whose product MCGDWAICTNNSFHKGGRVWLLWNPKIFQVDMIHTTAQCIHTKVKDMMQGFVFYFTLAYGFNKAAERESLWQDLRNYATTANGPWLVGGDFNSIMRVGERIGGSDVTLAEILPMRKALDDCQLQEGKMIGSYFTWNNKHEDGTKVYSNIDRVLTNDAWLQRFPDSVAQFLPEGLFDHCPCVIQFIRTSARKRAPFKYFNMWALADNFDEVVQTGWQEDIGGSPMFRVTKKLKGLKHRLQKLNREQFSDIENLTHVTEIALQNYQEQLRDDPLNSELCKAERACAQDLMGLRKAKEMYLAQKAKESWVKDGDSNTSFFTQVSKEGGQ is encoded by the coding sequence ATGTGTGGAGATTGGGCTATATGTACTAATAATAGTTTTCACAAAGGTGGGAGAGTTTGGCTTTTGTGGAATCCTAAAATATTTCAGGTGGACATGATTCATACAACTGCTCAATGTATTCATACAAAAGTGAAGGACATGATGCAGGGGTTTGTCTTCTATTTTACTTTAGCGTATGGTTTTAATAAAGCTGCTGAGAGAGAAAGCTTATGGCAGGATTTGAGGAATTATGCCACCACAGCTAATGGTCCTTGGCTTGTGGGTGGTGATTTCAATAGTATAATGAGAGTGGGGGAAAGGATTGGAGGAAGTGATGTTACCTTGGCTGAGATCTTACCTATGAGGAAAGCATTGGATGATTGTCAGTTACAGGAAGGGAAGATGATTGGATCCTATTTTACATGGAACAATAAGCATGAAGATGGGACTAAAGTCTACAGTAATATAGATAGAGTGTTGACTAATGATGCTTGGCTACAAAGGTTTCCTGATTCAGTGGCTCAATTCCTCCCTGAGGGGTTATTTGACCACTGTCCTTGTGTGATCCAGTTCATTAGGACCAGTGCAAGGAAAAGGGCACCTTTCaagtatttcaatatgtgggCACTTGCTGATAATTTTGATGAGGTAGTGCAAACTGGATGGCAGGAAGATATTGGTGGATCTCCTATGTTTAGGGTCACCAAAAAActcaaaggtttgaagcacaGGTTGCAGAAGTTGAATAGAGAGCAATTTAGTGACATTGAGAATTTAACTCATGTCACTGAAATTGCTCTTCAGAACTATCAGGAACAATTAAGGGATGATCCCCTGAACTCTGAGTTGTGTAAAGCTGAAAGAGCTTGTGCTCAGGATCTGATGGGTTTGAGGAAGGCTAAGGAGATGTATCTAGCTCAGAAAGCCAAAGAAAGTTGGGTAAAAGATGGGGATTCTAACACTTCTTTTTTCACTCAAGTATCAAAAGAAGGAGGTCAATGA